One Gordonia mangrovi genomic region harbors:
- a CDS encoding NADPH-dependent F420 reductase has protein sequence MTSLALIGPGRHGTAIATLFASHGADVVLYHHRLQKAEIAARTVRARANGAEVTVAPSLADAVAGQELVVLATLWDSAQRAVIAELGELLAGKILLDVSNPLDVTAAGIVPRTPVEGSAGQFVATLLPANTAQAKAFSNLATAFIGESADLTPPAVLPFAADSAETAERIRPYLERTGWLPWLVGDISVSRELEIGGRYNRVHGRWGRSRLDETEMHTRFGPQVLLPETTSTR, from the coding sequence ATGACATCCCTCGCACTCATCGGACCCGGTCGGCACGGCACCGCGATCGCCACGCTGTTCGCCTCGCACGGCGCCGACGTCGTCCTGTATCACCATCGTCTCCAGAAGGCCGAGATCGCTGCCCGTACCGTGCGGGCGCGGGCCAACGGTGCCGAGGTCACCGTGGCCCCGAGCCTCGCCGACGCGGTTGCTGGACAAGAACTGGTGGTTCTCGCGACCCTCTGGGATTCGGCTCAGCGCGCCGTCATCGCCGAACTGGGTGAGCTGCTCGCCGGCAAGATCCTGCTCGACGTCTCGAATCCGCTCGACGTCACCGCCGCCGGCATCGTCCCCCGCACACCCGTTGAAGGGTCGGCCGGTCAGTTCGTGGCGACCCTGCTGCCGGCGAATACCGCTCAGGCCAAGGCGTTCTCGAATCTGGCCACCGCCTTCATCGGCGAGAGCGCGGATCTCACGCCGCCCGCCGTCCTGCCGTTCGCCGCCGACTCCGCCGAGACGGCCGAGCGGATACGTCCCTACCTCGAGCGCACCGGATGGCTGCCCTGGCTGGTCGGCGACATCTCGGTCTCCCGCGAACTGGAGATCGGCGGCCGCTACAACAGGGTGCACGGCCGGTGGGGACGCTCGCGGCTCGACGAGACGGAGATGCACACGCGTTTCGGCCCGCAGGTATTGCTCCCCGAGACGACCAGCACGCGATAA
- a CDS encoding LLM class flavin-dependent oxidoreductase produces MADYGHELRFGTFVTPSSDAPQRAVEMAIASEASGLDLVTFQDHPYQPALLDAWTLLSWVAAQTSTIQVAGNVLNVPLHQPAVLARQAISLDLLSHGRVALGLGAGGFWDAIEAMGEPRLSPGQSVEALDEAIRIIRGIWDTDTRTPLRVDGTYHRVAGAKRGPAPAHDIPIWVGALKPRLLRLVGRAADGWLPSLAYLKPGDLARGNRTIDDAATAAGRDPREITRLLNIGPDLGVDDLVDLAVDHGVSTFILAADDARAIEHFGRELAPEVRETVAGLRAQRGIVGGRIRPAESKAKRVTGIDYDDVPQSLAVTAVEPGDRGYARYRSAYLRGGAPGLVLRPQTVDEVADAVRFADRHRDVPLGILSAGHGLSGRSINRGGLVIDVGALNTIEVTDPDAGLVRVGPGARWVDVANTLAPYGLAISSGDYGGVGVGGLATAGGVGWFAREHGLTIDHLRGVDVVLADGSLVHADDDENSDLFWAVRGAGANFGVAVSFEFEASRVGRVGFAQLMFDASDIATFLQKWGAAIEAADRSVTGELIMGAPQPGHPTVARALLVVDSDDPDVIVERLTPIGDIAPILDQAISLVTYDQIMNAANDPGPQQAQGEPLSHSGLLRHITPEFAAQAAELIEAGASYFFQIRSVGGAVADVPDDATAYGWRDANFSVAAFGTRATKLDSWWPRLVPHFDGLYLSFETDLGDAVLAQAFPPAHLDRLRTLKGRYDPTGLFRDNFFIAPPS; encoded by the coding sequence ATGGCCGACTACGGACATGAACTACGGTTCGGCACCTTTGTGACGCCGTCATCGGACGCACCGCAACGGGCCGTCGAGATGGCGATCGCATCGGAAGCCAGCGGACTGGACCTGGTGACCTTCCAGGATCACCCTTACCAGCCGGCGCTGCTGGACGCGTGGACACTGCTGTCCTGGGTGGCGGCGCAGACCTCGACCATCCAGGTCGCGGGCAATGTGCTCAACGTGCCCCTACACCAACCCGCTGTACTTGCGCGACAGGCAATCTCGCTGGACCTGTTGTCCCACGGCCGGGTTGCGCTCGGGCTGGGTGCGGGCGGCTTCTGGGATGCGATCGAGGCGATGGGTGAACCGCGTCTGTCCCCCGGCCAGAGTGTCGAGGCCCTCGACGAAGCGATCCGCATCATCCGCGGGATCTGGGACACCGACACCCGGACGCCGCTGCGCGTCGACGGCACGTATCACCGGGTCGCCGGTGCGAAACGGGGACCCGCCCCCGCACATGACATCCCGATCTGGGTGGGAGCTCTCAAACCCCGCCTGTTACGGCTGGTGGGGCGCGCCGCCGACGGCTGGCTACCGTCCTTGGCCTACCTGAAGCCGGGTGATCTCGCACGCGGCAACCGAACGATCGACGACGCGGCGACCGCGGCCGGCCGCGATCCGCGGGAGATCACCCGCCTGCTGAACATCGGCCCCGATCTCGGCGTCGACGATCTCGTCGACCTGGCCGTCGACCACGGCGTCAGCACCTTCATCCTGGCCGCCGACGACGCGCGGGCCATCGAGCACTTCGGCCGGGAGCTCGCACCCGAGGTCAGGGAGACGGTGGCCGGCCTGCGTGCACAGCGCGGGATCGTCGGCGGTCGTATCCGGCCGGCCGAGTCAAAGGCCAAGCGAGTCACGGGCATCGACTATGACGACGTGCCGCAGTCGCTGGCCGTGACCGCGGTGGAGCCCGGGGACCGCGGGTACGCCCGCTATCGCTCGGCGTACCTGCGCGGCGGCGCGCCCGGCCTGGTGTTGCGTCCGCAAACCGTCGACGAAGTCGCCGACGCCGTCCGCTTCGCCGACCGACATCGGGATGTGCCGTTGGGCATTCTCAGTGCCGGACACGGGTTGTCGGGGCGGTCGATCAATCGTGGCGGCCTGGTGATCGATGTCGGCGCGCTCAACACGATCGAGGTGACCGACCCGGATGCGGGCCTGGTGCGGGTCGGGCCGGGCGCCCGCTGGGTCGACGTGGCCAACACACTGGCGCCATACGGTTTGGCGATCAGCAGCGGCGACTACGGCGGCGTCGGGGTGGGCGGCCTCGCCACCGCCGGCGGCGTCGGGTGGTTTGCCCGCGAACACGGACTGACCATCGACCACCTGCGCGGCGTCGACGTCGTCCTCGCCGACGGGTCACTCGTGCACGCCGATGACGACGAGAACAGCGACCTGTTCTGGGCCGTGCGTGGCGCCGGCGCCAATTTCGGTGTCGCGGTGTCCTTCGAGTTCGAGGCGTCCCGCGTCGGCCGGGTGGGATTCGCACAGCTCATGTTCGATGCGAGCGACATCGCGACGTTTCTGCAGAAGTGGGGCGCGGCGATCGAGGCCGCCGACCGGTCGGTCACCGGTGAACTCATCATGGGCGCACCACAACCCGGACATCCGACGGTCGCCCGGGCACTGCTGGTCGTCGACTCCGACGACCCGGACGTGATCGTCGAACGACTCACCCCCATCGGCGACATCGCCCCGATCCTCGACCAGGCGATCTCGTTGGTCACCTACGACCAGATCATGAACGCCGCCAACGACCCCGGCCCACAACAGGCGCAGGGAGAACCACTGTCGCACTCCGGTCTGCTCCGGCACATCACCCCGGAATTCGCGGCGCAGGCCGCCGAGCTGATCGAGGCGGGCGCCAGCTACTTCTTCCAGATCCGGTCGGTCGGCGGCGCGGTCGCCGACGTCCCCGACGACGCCACCGCGTACGGGTGGCGCGACGCCAACTTCTCGGTCGCCGCCTTCGGCACCCGGGCGACGAAGCTGGACTCCTGGTGGCCGCGGCTGGTGCCGCATTTCGACGGTCTCTACCTGAGTTTCGAGACCGACCTGGGTGATGCGGTGCTGGCACAAGCATTTCCGCCGGCACATCTCGACCGCCTGCGGACGTTGAAGGGTCGCTACGACCCCACCGGGTTGTTCCGGGACAACTTCTTCATCGCGCCACCGTCGTGA
- a CDS encoding lipase family protein, with translation MARASQLLLLRVLVVLGLALGSVVLAAAPAAIAAPGPGSPLPSADPFYSYSGPLENIAPGTVLRSRPMTFRTPTLDSPITGTQVLYRTTDQAGDGAVTVATVLRPLTPGPTRLVSYHMAYDALGSKCDPSYTLSGGYANSLNTAEQGVIAGYLAAGYTVVAPDYEGEDLEWTIGRQSGYAALDGVRAAQSFLRVPDSTPVGLVGYSGGSVPTQWGAEVAPRYAPELNIVGTAAGGLPVDLAHNLPYIDGSDEWAGVIPALVVAYQRTYDLDVDSFLSTRGKQTAQQVSDECITEFAGNYPGLTSADMVKPPYSGLLDVPEVVRAVNDNIMGTAGTPRSPLFLAVGHSDAIGDTIMVTGDVVGLANEYCTRGVDVTYAQYDGRTHGQAFPVFEAQALPYLTERFNGVPTRSNCATIPRGNSLAPMAVP, from the coding sequence ATGGCCCGCGCCTCCCAGCTGTTGTTGCTTCGTGTCCTCGTCGTCCTCGGACTGGCTCTCGGATCGGTGGTGTTGGCGGCGGCTCCGGCGGCGATCGCTGCGCCCGGCCCGGGCTCGCCACTCCCCTCAGCCGACCCGTTCTACAGCTATTCCGGCCCCCTCGAAAACATCGCACCCGGCACGGTTCTGCGGTCGCGGCCGATGACGTTCCGCACCCCGACGCTCGACTCTCCAATCACCGGGACGCAGGTGCTGTACCGGACGACCGATCAAGCCGGTGATGGGGCCGTCACCGTGGCGACGGTGCTGCGGCCGCTGACGCCGGGCCCCACCCGGCTGGTGTCCTACCACATGGCCTACGACGCGCTCGGCTCCAAGTGCGATCCGTCATACACCCTCAGCGGCGGGTACGCGAACTCGCTGAACACCGCCGAACAGGGCGTGATCGCGGGCTATCTCGCTGCCGGCTACACCGTCGTGGCGCCCGACTACGAGGGCGAGGACCTGGAATGGACCATCGGCCGGCAGTCGGGGTACGCCGCGCTCGATGGTGTCCGCGCTGCGCAGAGTTTCCTGCGCGTGCCGGACTCCACCCCGGTCGGGCTGGTGGGCTACTCGGGTGGTTCGGTGCCGACCCAGTGGGGCGCGGAGGTCGCGCCGCGCTACGCCCCCGAGCTCAACATCGTCGGCACCGCGGCGGGCGGCCTGCCCGTGGACCTCGCCCACAACCTGCCCTACATCGACGGCAGCGACGAGTGGGCCGGGGTGATCCCCGCGCTCGTGGTCGCTTACCAACGCACCTACGACCTCGACGTCGACTCCTTCCTCTCCACTCGCGGCAAGCAGACCGCCCAGCAGGTCAGCGATGAGTGCATCACCGAGTTCGCCGGCAACTATCCCGGTCTGACGAGTGCCGACATGGTGAAGCCGCCCTACTCCGGGCTGCTCGACGTGCCCGAGGTGGTCCGCGCGGTCAACGACAACATCATGGGCACTGCAGGTACCCCGCGCTCGCCGCTGTTCCTGGCCGTCGGACACAGCGACGCCATCGGCGACACCATCATGGTCACCGGCGACGTGGTGGGCCTGGCCAACGAATACTGCACCCGCGGCGTCGATGTCACCTACGCCCAGTACGACGGACGCACGCACGGTCAAGCGTTCCCCGTGTTCGAGGCACAAGCCCTGCCGTATCTGACCGAACGCTTCAACGGGGTTCCCACACGCAGCAACTGCGCGACGATCCCGCGGGGGAACAGTCTGGCGCCGATGGCGGTGCCGTGA